The nucleotide window acaaccctttctatgaagaaatctttcctaatatccaaactAAGATGGTAGGAGAAAGGCAAAGTAGCATTGCTGAAGTCTCCCGTGGCAACACGAAACcaacagaaattttcttttcccaagtCATGCAGGCTTGGTATGGGTagctggaggcagctgtgcACTGTCACAAAAtgtggctgtgagcaggagacaGCAAAAAGCCAGCACGACACAGGGGTCTGCAATTGCCACAGGAGTCTGAGTCCAAATGCCACTTGATTGAATTATCAGAGATGCATGATGCTTCAGTTCTAATTTAGCATAGGCTCAGAGGTTACTGAGGAAAAGTGGACCTGTTCTCTGATCTGCTATTCTGATGCCATAGCTCACTGTTAAAAGAAGGCCACCAAGCTTTTCTTTGTTCTGCATTGGACATTGCAAGGGGAGGGAAAGTTCTATTTAAAATTGCTTAATCAGAGATGAAGGGCAATTGAGAAGAAAGATCAAAGATAGGAAGTAGGGACAAGAAGAAAGAGACAACTACAGTGGTGTCAGCACAGACAGCTGAATTTCATGTTAATGAATCTCTGCTTAGGAAGGGAAGGGTGGCTCTTTGTGTACCAGGAGAGAAAAACAGCCTTCTGCCACCACACTGAGACTCCCTTTGAACATAGTCTCCTACCAAAATGAAGGACTGCACTCTGCTTTACATTTCACAGAATTAGAAAAGACCAAGCTATTTTCTGACTGCCTGCATCCTGCTTATGTAACTTGCAGATGACGGCTGTGCAACCTCTGGCTGAGCCCTGGAAAATTTCCTTGCTGGTGAGTCAGGTGCTTGGCAAACAGTCTGGCGCAGTGGGCTTGGAGATGAGATTGCAGTCAGAGGCACTACCTGGGTACCAGAGCCCAATTCAAGGTCTCTTCATGGAACTTCTTGCTCCTAGAAGCTTGCTGATCATCCTGGTCTTGTCATTGCCTGGTGTCCCTGTTGTGCTGTATTAATTAGTGAAAAGCATCCCCCTTGATTACTCTGTAGCAGGAGAAAACCACAGCCCTGACTGTTATCCAGAGATGTAGGTCAGcaaggaagggagagaagatctAGGAAAGAATGAATCCTTGGcctttatattaattttatccATGAAATTCCATCAGGGTGTGTTGAGAGCATTTagtgcagcagggcagcaaaaGTGATACTTCATGGGGAAGCACAGAGTCCCCCCTTTGCAGTCCTCATTCTGAAGCTCCATGCAGTCACCAGAACAGTGTTGGTTTGGAGGCTGTGAATCTGGCTGAAAGCTGGAGGTCAGGACTGCATGTTGTGCTGTAGGAGTAAAATTGAAAAGTAAGGATTAGACCCAGAGATGAGGGAAAAACTGAAACAGATGCAAAACTATCTCGGCTGCAAACCAGACTTCCTTGTGGGTCTGCtgtctccaggagcagcagatcccagtTTCTACCTCTTTGGAAGTTGACTGAGAGGAGCCAGGAGATCTGTACCACCAAGTAGGTCCAGTCTTGGTGGGACTACTGCAGTGCCAAGGCTGGGACAACTGTGAGGTCCCCAAATCAGCCCATCTTGCACCAATCTGTGCAGGAAGGCCGTggggcagcccagctgtgttCAGAGCAGCACTTGGTTTGCTCATGCAAAGAGCCTGTTTGCCAGACTGCAGTGGGAGGGGGACAGAAAAAGACTTTGCCACAGGGATGACTGGTGACTAATGAGTTCCATTGATTCTCTGCTTGCAGGAGAGAGCAATCCATCATCagtggctcctgcaggctgtTCTGCTGAAGGCTCTGAGGAGGCAGACGTGAGATGTAACCCaaaagcagggctgtgtgagccCTCTGAACCTAATGATGCTGTGCTCTCATGGATGTATGAACGTGATGATGCAGAAGATCCCAGCATCAGGGACTCTCTGGATGGCTTCTACAAAATGTATTGCAGAAAGCAGCCAGAGAGAAAGGATCCAACCTATCAGGCTGCCTCACAGTGTCTGTCACAGAAGATTTCTGAGCTGGAGCAAAAGGGTGGAACAAAATACATGTCACGTTGCCTGCAAATGGCACAGTTGGTCTTGAACAGAGATGGATGTAAGATCTTTCCAAACCACTCCCCTTCTGCTTGCTTTTCAAAGCCAGCTGAGGGAGAAGTCTTGTTGGAAAACAGGAGGAGGGCACCTGGACTCTCAGATGACGTCCTGCAGTTCCTCTGGAAGCAAACACAGGCAGAACGTAACCCTGATGGGTCACATGAGAAGTGAGCAAGACACTGGTTTGTTTCTGCCATCGAGGCTTTGCTTTCACTCCAGAAAGAGGTGACTTTCTTAGACATTGTTCTCCAAACACCACATTCAGCACCAGATGCTCCATGGTGGGGTTCACCCACACTAGACCTTGCACTTTGCTCTCTGAAGTGCAGAACTGCACAAGGAGTATTGGTGTAACTGCTTGGGATGTGTTGACTAATTGGGAGGGCTCATGCAGTGTTTGTTGCTGGGACATCAAACGTGATAATTTATACCTACCAGGCTTTTAAATTGGCCTGCATCCTTACCACAGGTTAACAGTGGTCCAGCCCAGATTCAGCCCCTGGGCGGGCATGGCTGTCCAAGTGCTGCTGGCTATAACAGACTGTTTGAATGACCTTGGCATGGTGTGCCCTAGCCTTACAGAGGGAAAGTTAAGATTTCATTCTGTACATTTGCCTCCACAGGGTGCCTATTAGCTCTGTGTTTTTAGATATATAACCCCACAGTTCATGATTGCAATGCCAGGTGagtttttctgacagaaaaaagtGTGTGTACACATGAGTAGGAGAAAATACAGCTCCGAGTATGTTCTCTGACAGGGTTTCTGTCCTGTTTACCCTCCCCACCATCACCCCCCCCCACCAAGAACCTTTAGTTCCTTTCTGACTTTCATGATGGTGCTAATGAGATCCCTGGGGGAATGTTCCCTTTAAAATGAAACGAATCTCTCTGAGCCCAAAGAGGCTGATGTCAGTCAGCAACAGAGCAGTGAACCCACACACAGCCACTTAAGGTTTCTCTCTCGGAAGCCTCCCTGCTCAGTGGCTTCTTTGTTGCTTTACTGCCTCAGCCAGGCAGATAAATGTCTTTGTGCATGTTTTCCACCCACTGATCTCTCCACCGAAAGAGCAGTTTGCTGTAGTGGTGTTGTTTGCTGACTGAGGAGGCCATTCTCCAGCGTGGGTGTGAGCAAGGAAGCACGGAGTGCCACAGGAAGGGATGTGTTCAAGATAACAGCAGATGggcaaaggagaaagaaagaaagaaagggtgGTTGGGGTCCCAAAGGTCAACATCACTGTGGTTACTCCAGTACAGCCACAGTGGTCATACTAGTTTTTGATACTTGATATCAAAATTTTGATATTTGATATCCAGTGtttgccagcccagctgctgagaCCTCTCATCTGCTCCCTGTCCACACTGGCCAGATGTCAGAGTGGGTGTTCATGTTCCTGCATGTCACATTCCCTGCTGCAGTCCCACATGGGGCTGCTATTCCTGCCTTGCTGCCCCTGGCAGATTGGCACAAccactgtgctctgcaggtgTTTCCAGCAAAGGCAATGGAAATTTGGCTGCTGCCTTCagtcagagcaggaggaggccCAGCTGGCTGCAAGTTACGGCCAAAGTCTTAGGACTTAGTGTAATCTCTCTTTGCAAATAGATTTATATTGGAACTTCCTGGGTTTAGTTTCCCATCCTTGAGTCACCATGGAACCAATACATTTGGCTTTGTGGTGGTCCTGCTCGGTGTgttgcttgcttgcttttgtGGCAGAGGTGTTGTGCATGTGCTGGAGGGTACATAGAATGTTGGAGCAGACCTtcagctgctcccccagcatTACTCAAGTTAAGGGtgccagggggaaaaaaaaaggagttgaGGATGCAGCATCATTTCTGTAGTAGCAAACAAACCCACAGGTGCTTGTGTATCAAAATCCAGATGAAAGCATCCTGCTGGCAAAAACTGTAGAGAATGGTAATATCAGCTAGTTTAGCCACATATACATCTGGAAAAGCAAACATGTTCCTGAGTGTGCTGTCAGTAATTACAGTAACATCACTGGCCCCTCTGCCAGCTCATACTGCTTAACCCCCATGGATCTGTCACAGCAGCAAGGGCATTGGTATTGACAGATGTTGGGAGATATTGCTAAGGATGtgcagggaagaaggaaggtCTTCAGTGTGAATCAGATActgttgcttttaatttttgccAGCATCTGTGCTGTTCCACACAGTTAAATTAGTTGCTGTGCAAAACCTCTTTAACTGCCATTTTAAGGGAAATAGACTCCCATGaagagagaaatggagaaatcAGAGGTCTGCATCAGTTGCTGTATTTGGTTTGTTGATGAATTGGTCAGTGCTTTAGGTGCTCTAAAACCATCTGGTCTCCTAttcagactttttaaaaaaattattttaaggggaagaaaatggcaaaaaatgtGCAATTTCCACAAAGAAAGCTTGCAGAAAAATAGGAAGTTCCTgctctttctcctgctgctACTGATGTTTGAGACATCCCTACTGGGTTTTGATGGAAAAGAGGCTCAGAAtgacaaaagagagaaaaggtgGCTTCTGAAAGAGTATGAAGAGAGATACTAGCAGAGGAGAGCGTCAAACTGCTCAATTTTAAGGACCAACGTAGGCAGAACAGGCTGGATGCAGCTGAAAATTTGGATTATGACTCATATCTACAAATCTTGTCTGGCATCTTGCAGAGGACATGGtaatctctgtgctgctgaaacaTGCAGTCTTTTGAGAAGTTTGCACCCCTCAGAATCAGGAGTGCTGCAGTTCCTTCTGTATGCTGCTCACTTCCAGTGGATCATGGATATGTCTGTCCATGGCTTCCTCGAGGTAAAAAGACAGTCCTTTTGCATGGCAAGTACAAGATGTATGAAGCCCTCACAGAAATGTCCCATGTTCTGTCCATTTCCCCCCAGTTTGTGCAATAATCTGGGAGACTGAGTTTATTCCTGAGAGGTGAAGtgctttcctctctccctggcTTGCACTTGACTTAGTTTTGGCACTTCTGTGGTTTCAGCTCACCCTGTCTCCCCAACTTGTTGGCCTCCCTAGCACCCGTGGTTCTCACCTCTGCTGGCAAAaccagctgctgtcacctctctTCATCCCCCTATGTCTGAAGGCTGCTTTAGCAAAGGCATCTGGGACCTTACACTGCAGAACAAACccaagaggttttttttccttctgtttgttAAGCCTCACAGTCGAGGAGCAGCTCTCTGATCCTAACTTAGGACAGCACCTGAAAACCTACACCACCTTTCAGGGCTCTGGGTAGACAAGATCCCACAAGATCCTCAAGCAAAGTGTGAAAGGGAAGTAAAATATGGGGAATCAGTCCCATAGGAAAAGACAAGCAAGGCCAAAATTGATCCCCCATTGCCAAGTAGGAGGAACACAGGACATGGTGAGGACTTGATGTGGCCCAGGGGtttccctgctgcacagcccagatCCAAATCCCACCCAAGGTGTGTTAGAGACATGTGAGCTTTGGGTTGGGTGCTCTGCACCTGAGCTGGACCAGCATCCCCAGTGTCtcagagggctgtgctgctgcaggcaccgAGCCCTGCCCGTGCACACAGCCCCTGGATTGGGCTCAGCCTAGGACTAGTGTGTCAGGCTGAGAGTGCTGCCTCTATTCCCTTACATAAATGCCTGATCCAAGCTcttctgccatccctgccaaatgctgctgctgttaagTCACTCCCTcggctgggagctgctcctctgctccttaCTCCGACAGCgtttttgttttccctcccaCACGGCTGCTGGTGGGAGGTGCTGATTCATGCCAGCGACCTACCCAGTCCTGGAGCCCAaaggcagccagggagagctgagctcctgccacAGGTGCTGAAGCAGGTCCTGAGCAGGCCCCAGTGAAGTGAATGGGGCCAGGGCTGTTTACCAGCAGGGGATTTTCCCCCAGGAGTTTAAGGTGTTTTGGTATGCCTGGATATATCAGGACATATGGTTGTTAAAACTGGTGTATGACAGGCACTGTACATCCTGTATAAATGTGGCCATTTCATTACTGAGCATTGGTGATTTTGTGTGGGGCATATGTTTTCCCACAACACAGgagttcattttaaaaataccctgTTCTGTAGGCTTTCCCTAATCACTATTTTCCCCCCACACATCAATTAGGCAATAACATATGCCAGCATTTCTTCCTTAAAAGTAAAATCTGGCACATAGCACACAGAGCATGAAATAATAAGATGTGATTAAAGCAGTATCTGGAGCTAACCAGAGCCAGAAAACTTGTGGCTGAAAGGTCAAACCTTTCTTAAAATTGCCTTTGCAATAGCCTGCCTGTTTGTTTGCAGGTGCTGGGACTTGGGAGGGAAAGTCTTGTAGTGAAAGAACAACCGTCATAGAAAATTTCACCTTCAGTTTAAACCAAACAAACTTTCACTTGCATTGGGAAGTGGTTCTTGTAATGGGAAATGTCAGTCAGCCTTAGGGCAGCTATTACTTTCCAGTGTTATCTGCATTGCTGTGAGAGATGAACCAGGAATGGTGTTAAAATCAGCACCTCCCAGCCAGAGAAGCAGGATGATTCTGTAATTAAGGATACTGAGGTGGGGATGCTGTGCCCTGCAACACATTTCCAATGTGACTTCCACcagttttttttaagttgcCAGCAGCTTGTTTGGGGTATCTGAGAGCTTCAGAGAAGGAGTGAAAGGGCAGGGCATTTACACCCACACCTCTAACAGCAATTCCCCTCAAAACCCTGCAATTAGAGGTTCAGACAATAATAGAGATTTTGCATCTGTGGTCCAGGCCCCCGTATTTAAGAAGggctcagcatattctgtgagGCCAGCTTGTTTTTGATCTTGTTTTTGCATCTTCCCAGGTCTGACTGGTCACTGAGACAGGCTGAGCACCACATGATGAATGTGTGAGTGCAGACAAGTCCTGTGGCTGGGTTCTGTCTCTGGAAGTGTTAATTCTGCCTGTCTGGTGTTCAAGAAGAGACTGGTTGCACGTGAATTcctaggaaaaagaaattcttctggGATGAGGAGACATTCTGCTATTTTGAGGGCTGGGGGAATCTTTCCAAAGGCAGCAGTGAATTAGGCTGAAAATGCAGTGGTGTGCTGGACAAGTGTCAGACTGATTCCTGTGCCACTTcctcctgttcccattccctcGGGGTGCCTCTGCAGCTGATTTTTCCCAAAACTAGGGCATGATGCCCTGCAGGCTCAGTGTGCCTCACCTGAGTGCTGGCAAAGCCATCCACTGTGACTTGCTCTTTCTCATATCCAGGGTAGTCTCTTTCAAGGtctctcttcctgcttttcctgtttgGATCACCTTCCCACCATCAGGGTTACTAGACAAATTTACACAGATGGagtattttcctttcccaaggCTGCTTTTAAGCTTAAGCATTTTAAGCTTTTTTGATAAGCACACAGCATTTCATACAAAGGGCCTAAAAGTCTTAAAATCGGGgtatgcaaaaggaaaaaggatatTCTAAGGGGAACAGATGCTAGCAAAATATCCTCCTGCATTTTGTAGGTTTTGCTCTCTCTTTCCTACCCTTTTTTTTGCAGTtaggttttgttctttttgccAGTGGTGAttcaaaaaaaaaggtgatggAAAATTTCTTGGACAATTCCTTTTGCTGTGTGAATACTGCTGTCATAAAATAGATCTCTCAGCACTGTGTTTTCAGTCTGCAATTATGTGCAAGGGcataattggattttttttccagtacaTACATTGTTCAGTAATAAAAAGTTTATTCTGAAGTCATCACCGTCTGTTGCAGAAAATCTATATGTTTTTATCTTGCAAAATGGAAATTTGCCTCTGAAATTTCCATGACACTATTAACCACAGAACAGTATTGTTCTTACCAAACAGAACCCTTGCTGAGAGTGAAACtgctataaatatttaaagaaattaattactaAATAAGCCAGAGTAGTGCCCCagtctttaaatattaaatggaACATACACAGTTGACAAAAAGCAGGCAGAAACACTGAATGGGGCAATTTAATGGCCTAAATGTCATTATTTACAATGCAAAGGcaattttaaagtctttttttgCTTAATGACAAGCAGTACTCAAAATACAAGGGCTTAAATCCACATTTTGCTTCCTGAAAGAAATTTCTATCTTGTTTTGTATTCTACTACAGAGGCCCCAAAGTTCACCAGAGAGGTTAATTAACCAGTGTGAGTTTAAAAAGAGCAGGGAGTATTGGCAGGGGTTGTTTCATGAAGGGCTTTCTTTGGGGCAGCACCTGGGTGTGCAGCTCAGCCAtgcccagcctgcagggtgagatgctccagccatctccagctgctctctggaCATCAGCTTCCTGGGAACTCCAGTCCTGCAGTGATGCTAATCCTCCAAAGGCCAGCCCAGAGGGATGTGTTGGCAGCTTTTGGGCACTGTTCAGTGTCCAGGACTCCTGATCTGGTCAGGAGGGTGCTGGGGTGTTCTTACATCCCCCCTTGTAGAAGAGGAGGTGCCCAGGGTGGTGAAGGTTGCTTCTGTTGTCAGCCAGGCAATTTGGTGACAGCTGAGGCTGGAAGAAGGTTTAGTCATAATCAAATTTGTAAAGCCAGGAGTAATCATGTCAGGGCTGCTTGTGCCCCTGCTCAAGATCCAAAAGCTGCATTTTAGCTTGATGACCAGTTCATCTGGAGTGGTCAGTTTTGACTTGGAGTCCAGCAGATAATTTTCTGACAGACAATCAGGTGAGAAGtggcagcacaaaaaaaaatgaagtcttATGACTAAAAATGTCAGTGGTACCCACATTATTAGGCAAATTCCAGCTTTCTCTTCTAGGAGGAGATGTGCCTGTTGTTTCCCACAGGTGTAATTTTCCTATGGAGACATTTACCAGTGGAACTGCAGGAGCTAACTTGCATTTCCTGCCTTGGAGAAAGCAATGCCAGGGAGTTACTGCTAGGGAAGGACCTAGGAAGTGGCACTTCATGCTGTCTGCAGTATGGAAAAATTGCCCCTAGGCCCCAAAGTATgctatttatttagttattaaattatttaactatttattattttaaacttatATTTGTATTGCAGCATAACCAAGTTTTCTGCCATCTGAGCTAACTGAGAGAAGGATGACTGGGGAGGAAGAGAGGTGTGTGTGAGCAGCATATTGGAAAATGTTCTATGGAAAACCTGGGATGTTGGGGAAATGGTTTATACTTGGTCTTCCCTTTCTCACTTCTGATTTGGGTTTGgtagtttcttttattttgttctgtaaCCTGTGGGTATATCCAGAAGCCCTGAGGATTTATCAGGTAGCCCAGGGCTTTTTCCAGAAGGCCACAGCAGGGTCCGTGCATGTATTTTTCATCTCACTTAACAGTTATGACATGCCTTGTAGGCTTATTTTAAACCTCTTTTCAGTTTGGCTGTGTAATATTTGGCCTCATTTCTGTGGAATAGATACATCACTGAAAAACAGGAGCTAGAAGGATCCTGCATGGAAAAGGAGAGGGTTACAAGTgaagaaaatttgcttttttttttttgttaaagaagACTAGGAAAGACAATTCAAGAAGAGTTGGACCGAACTTTGAAAGTCCTCAAGCAAAAATATCCAGTAAATTCTTTGGATTTTTtgatgaagaaattattttgacacTAAAGACTAGAAGTCAGTTTCTAGCAGCTGTTTCTGCACTGCCTAAGAGCATGTGGCATGAATAAAACCCCACAGTGTGAGGTGctatataaatacagaaaatttaaaaaaagatatttgcccATGCTGCAGAAATCACCTGTCTGTACCACACTGGgtctctctgctgcagctcagtttgCTGGGCACTGGTACCATGTGCTAAGGTCACAGGTGGCAACAGTCATGTTCCACTTTTGTGgaaaaatgacccaaaaatgTATCAGCTGTGCAGCTCCATCATCCCTTATGTTGCCATGATCAGTGCATATGACAAGGTTTCTGAGAGGATTTTGGGTTCTGTTAGTGAAAATGGATAAATGGTGGCCTTTAGGTGCAGTTGTCTTTCTCCAGACTCATCCTCTTAGCACGTCCTGAATGAAAGAGATGAGTTTGTTCATGGAATGGGCTGCAATATTTTAATGCCATGAAGACTAATTGGCATCCAAGAATAAAGATAATCCCCACTAGCACATCTAATTAGAAGAGCAATCCTCATCCTGAGGATGCAGCTTCCTCTCAATTTAGAAGGAGCTCAGGCACAGAAATTTGCTTGTCATCCTTTGAAGTTCCAGCTTTAGCATGAGCCAAATGGGTAATTTTTTAAAGCGTTTGTATTTGAGAGAATCCCACAGGATAAATAGTGTTTATTCATAGAGCAATAGATTGTCACAACATTGTGAGGCGTGGATGTCACTGCAATCAGAGTACTGACACAGCTGAGAAAGGAGGTTGGGGTGTGCCACTCACAGCTGATCAAATGAAATGTGCCTTTGCCGGCAGTAATCCTGATTTAGTGCAGTCACAGCTCTCTCCTGATCTGCAGAGAAACTCACCCCAGCTGACACCTGGCTGTAAAAGTCCATGTGAAGTGACAGTGCTTTGAAAATAGAGGTTGACTTAATTAACTGTGGGCAAGATGCTTGGATGCTCTGGttttccagtgctgcagaaaagTCTGTGGGATCCTGTTTTGGAATCTGACCCTGAAGACAGAGTTGGATATCCTCCAGCAAGTTCTGTCCCTACTCCTCTCAAGGACCTCCTGCAACACTTGAAAATCTTTGTAACCTTGAACCTGATGGAATCTGAAAGTGTGAAGTTGCTCCCATGTAGACCCTGATATAACTGATGGCAAAACATACTATTTATATGCCTGCAGAAGCAGAGAACGCATAAAAGGCAAATGTTTAATTTGAAATTCTTTCTCATGAGCAGCTGAAGAGGTTGGGGCCAGGCTGAATCCTCACACAGACAGGGGAGGACATGGGGGCCTTAGAGTCAGGGAAGCTTGTCAGTCTTTTGAAACAGGCTCTTGATTTCCCAAAGCCA belongs to Oenanthe melanoleuca isolate GR-GAL-2019-014 chromosome 3, OMel1.0, whole genome shotgun sequence and includes:
- the SHLD1 gene encoding shieldin complex subunit 1, translating into MSSIDSLLAGESNPSSVAPAGCSAEGSEEADVRCNPKAGLCEPSEPNDAVLSWMYERDDAEDPSIRDSLDGFYKMYCRKQPERKDPTYQAASQCLSQKISELEQKGGTKYMSRCLQMAQLVLNRDGCKIFPNHSPSACFSKPAEGEVLLENRRRAPGLSDDVLQFLWKQTQAERNPDGSHEK